The Pan troglodytes isolate AG18354 chromosome 8, NHGRI_mPanTro3-v2.0_pri, whole genome shotgun sequence genome window below encodes:
- the PLAC9 gene encoding placenta-specific protein 9 isoform X2, with the protein MRPLLCALTGLALLRAAGSLAAAEPFSHPRGDSAQSTACDRHMAVQRHLDVMEEMASEPWSWSPAVGGGAPARQRPQNQPCPLDFLP; encoded by the exons ATGCGGCCCCTGCTCTGCGCGCTGACCGGACTGGCCCTGCTCCGCGCCGCGGGCTCTTTGGCCG CTGCCGAACCCTTCAGCCATCCGCGAGGAGACTCAGCTCAGAGCACAGCGTGTGACAGACACATGGCTGTGCAACGCCATCTAGATGTCATGGAGGAG ATGGCTTCTGAGCCCTGGAGCTGGAGCCCAGCAGTTGGAGGTGGTGCACCTGCCAGGCAGCGCCCACAGAACCAGCCCTGTCCTCTCGACTTCCTTCCTTAG
- the PLAC9 gene encoding placenta-specific protein 9 isoform X1 — protein MRPLLCALTGLALLRAAGSLAAAEPFSHPRGDSAQSTACDRHMAVQRHLDVMEEMVEKTVDHLGTEVKGLLGLLEELAWNLPPGPFSPAPDLLGEDGF, from the exons ATGCGGCCCCTGCTCTGCGCGCTGACCGGACTGGCCCTGCTCCGCGCCGCGGGCTCTTTGGCCG CTGCCGAACCCTTCAGCCATCCGCGAGGAGACTCAGCTCAGAGCACAGCGTGTGACAGACACATGGCTGTGCAACGCCATCTAGATGTCATGGAGGAG ATGGTAGAGAAGACCGTGGATCACCTGGGGACAGAGGTGAAAGGCCTGCTGGGCCTGCTGGAGGAGCTGGCCTGGAACCTGCCCCCGGGACCCTTCAGCCCCGCTCCCGACCTTCTCGGAGAAG ATGGCTTCTGA